One window of the Diospyros lotus cultivar Yz01 chromosome 12, ASM1463336v1, whole genome shotgun sequence genome contains the following:
- the LOC127786806 gene encoding cathepsin B-like protease 2 has protein sequence MATAQLYVISLSLLLQLLQVVAAEPAPVLKSNSKILQESIIEIINGNPRSGWEAVMSPRFSIYKVGQFKRLLGVKPTPQHDLKSIPVVVHPKTLKLPDQFDARTAWSQCRTIGKILDQGHCGSCWAFGAVESLSDRFCIHFNMNISLSVNDLLACCGFMCGDGCDGGYPIYAWQYFVDKGVVTEECDPYFDQTGCSHPGCEPAYPTPKCTRKCANNKLPWNNSKHFSVSAYRINSDPQNIMAEVYKNGPVEVSFTVYEDFAHYKSGVYKHITGDVMGGHAVKLIGWGTSEDGEDYWLLANQWNRSWGDEGYFKILRGSNECGIEEDVVAGLPSTRNLIKQLPNTHTILDVLF, from the exons GTTGTTGCAGCTGAACCAGCACCTGTCCTTAAGTCGAACTCTAAGATTCTTCAG GAGTCAATCATTGAGATCATAAATGGAAACCCCAGATCTGGATGGGAAGCTGTTATGAGCCCCCGATTCTCTATTTACA AGGTTGGGCAATTCAAGCGCCTACTTGGGGTCAAACCAACACCACAACATGATTTAAAAAGTATCCCTGTTGTTGTCCATCCAAAAACCTTGAAATTGCCGGATCAATTTGATGCCAGGACAGCTTGGTCTCAATGTAGAACTATTGGGAAAATACTTG ACCAG GGCCATTGTGGTTCTTGTTGGGCTTTTGGTGCCGTTGAGTCCCTTTCTGACCGTTTCTGTATCCATTTTAACATG AATATATCTCTATCAGTTAATGATCTCTTGGCGTGCTGTGGCTTTATGTGCGGTGATGGTTGTGATGGTGGTTATCCTATTTATGCATGGCAATACTTTGTAGACAAGGGTGTTGTCACTGAGGAG TGTGACCCGTATTTTGATCAGACCGGATGTTCTCACCCAGGTTGTGAACCTGCATATCCGACACCAAAGTGTACGAGGAAGTGTGCAAACAACAAGCTCCCCTGGAACAATTCGAAACACTTCAGTGTCAGTGCATATAGAATAAACTCAGATCCCCAGAATATCATGGCAGAAGTTTATAAGAATGGACCAGTTGAAGTATCTTTCACTGTTTATGAG GATTTTGCTCACTACAAGTCTGGAGTTTACAAACACATTACAGGCGATGTCATGGGAGGTCATGCTGTAAAGCTAATTGGATGGGGAACTAGTGAGGATGGGGAGGACTACTGG CTTCTTGCGAATCAGTGGAATAGAAGCTGGGGTGAC GAGGGATACTTCAAGATCTTAAGAGGTAGTAACGAGTGTGGCATTGAAGAGGATGTGGTTGCTGGCTTGCCTTCAACCAGAAATTTGATCAAACAATTGCCCAACACCCATACAATTCTCGATGTGTTATTCTGA